Sequence from the Banduia mediterranea genome:
TGCTCATTGCATTTGCTCCCCTGCGCCGGACGCGAGTCCGGATCGAACAGTTGCTGTGCTGGTCTGTGTTCGGGCCGCGCGAGGTTCGCGTTCGCGCACCTCGCGCGGCCATTGATCCCTGGGCAGGACCGCAACTGCGCCCATTGTGTTCGGCGGCTCGCGCATCAGTTCCTGCATCAGCTCGGACGGCATGCCTTCGAGGTCGGCCGGCGCGGCAGGCGCAGGCGCGGTTCGGGCCGGATCGGCTGTCGCAATCGGCTCAGCGACCGGCACCTCCGCAGAACCCGTCTGCGCCGGTTCGAGCGGAACCTGCGGCAGCGGATCGGGAACCCGCGCCGCTGCCTGGGAGACGGTCGGCGCCACAAGCTCCGCTGGCAGCTCGTTCGCATTGTCCGCAGCCAGCGACATTGCGGGCGCCGGTGCCCGGAGTAGCTCGTCATTGACCGTATCGTTCGGCGCCGGACGGGGTACCGGCGCAGGCTGGCTCGCAGGCGCTGCGGGCGTTTGCGCGGCCGGCGACTCGAACGGCGGCGGCAAGGCCGGGCCGGCGGTGCTGTCCGGCTCGGACGATGCGCCTGGAACCGGCGGCGCAACCGGCGCCGCGCTCAAGGAAGATTGCGGCGGTGCGGTCGGCAGCGGATGGCTCGGCGGCGGCGCGCGCAGCACGTCGTTGGCTGGCGACAGCCTGGCCCCGCCCGAGCGGAATCCGAGCTCGGGCTGAGAGTGGCCACCCTCGGGCAGGTCCGGCGGTGCCGGCAGCGGCGCCGAAGGGCTCGGCACCGGGCTGCGAGGACGGCCGGCGTCGAGGATCCGCGGCGAAATCAGGAACACCCGTTCCAGCCGTCCGGCATCGCGCTGGCGGCTGCGGAACAGGTTTCCGATCAAGGGAATATCGCCAAGCAGTGGCACCTTGCGCGTGGAGCTGTTGGCCTCCTCGCGCACCAGACCGCCCAACAGCAGGCTCTGTCCGGCGTCGATGATCGCCTGCGTGGTCACGGCGTTGCGCGTGACCTCGGGGATTTCGCCGCCGGCATCGGCGGTGGAAGGTGTCAGCGTGACATCGCCATCCTCGATCGTCACCAGCATGCGGATCCGCTCGCGGCCCCGCTCCTTGATCAGATGCGGCGTGACCCGCATCACGGTACCGGCATAGACGTTGAACAGGTCCACTTCGAATGCGCCCTCGACCGGCACGTAGACCGAACGGCTGTTCTCGATCACGGCCTCGACATCGTTGAGCGTGACCACCTGCGGCCGCGACACCACGCGCATCGCGCCTTCCTGTTCCAGCGCGTTGACGCGGGCGATGAAGCGGTTGTCGTTGCCGATGATGGCGCCCACCTGGAAGCCCGGCACCTGACCGAGCGCGGCGATGTTGTCGGCCGCCAGCGCGCCGAGGAAGTCTGGCTTGCTGCCGTCTTCGCCCCACACCGCCTCGGTGGAACCGGTGCCGTAGCGCCAGTCCACACCAAGGTTGCGCAGACGCTGGGTGTTGACGTCGATGATCGTGGCCTCGATCTCGACGATGTCCATCGGGATATCCAGCGCGCGGATCAGGTCTTCGTAGAGCTGCACGCGTTCGGGATCGTCACGGATGATGATCGCATTGCGATACGGATCGGCGACGATGCGCGCGTTGCCGCCGCCGCCGGGCACCGACACCAGTGCCGGCGCCTGGGCGGGCGCGCCGCGCGAATCGCCCAGCAGACGCACGCCGCCCGATCCGTCCGGCACCGCCAGCCCGACATTGCGGTCCTGCATGCGCTGTCCGAGGCTGGCCAGCCCCCGCCCGTTGAGTCCGCCGGCGCTGGCCGGCAGCACGATCTCGTTGGGCGTGCCCAGTGCCGCTTGATAGGCCGGGTCATACAGAAGTTCGCGCAGGATGCTGGCGACGCCCGGCACGCTGATCTGGCGCGTACCGACCACAAAGGTGCGATCCGTGGCCCAGGCGTACTTCAGCGGAATGAAGCGGAACACCGTTTCCACCGGCGAGCGGCGCTGGCTGACGGTGGTGGCGAGCTGTTCGACCTGATCGACGAAGCGCGGAACGCCACTGACCGAGACCAGGCCGGTCTCCTCGGTGATGCGCACGCTGTTGTAGGCATCGCCCAGCGACATTTCGGCGAGCGCGCGCCGGAAATCCTGCGTCTGTTCCACGTTGACCGCGAAATAGCGCGACTGGATTTCGTTGCGCTTGTAGATCCACACCACGCCGCCGTCGAAATAGGCCGTCAAGCCGTTGGAGTCCGCAATGCTGCGGAATATCTGGCCCGCCGTACCGCTGCGCGGGCCGTTGAGCGTGCCGCCCTGGGTGCGCACCGCTTCGCTGAGTGCGACCCGCAGACCCTCGTCCGCGAAAAAGCGTTCGAGGAAACTGGCCAGCGGCTCACCGTTCATCTCATAGGTCAGCTGCACCTGCGAGAACGGAATGTTTCCGGCCTGCGCGGTGCCGCTAGCGATCGCCGTCAGCAGCGCCAGCCACACGCCCAGCAGCCGCCAGGTGCCGGCCTGGGTCCTGTCCCGCGTGATCCCTTGAACATCCCGGTTCCGTCGACTGCCTTCCCAGCGAGTCATGCGCACTGATCACCTCATGGCGGAGTTGCGCCGGCGGCGGTCATCCCTTGACCTGCCCTGCCGGTACGACGCGGACGTCACCCACCAGTTCCTGGAACGACAGAACCGGCAGCGCGAAGAATTCGTTTTCGATCAAACGCCGCAGATGGCGGCGCACGTCGAGCGAGGACAACAGCGCGACACCGGCGAAACCGTCGCCGAGCCGCTGCCGCGCCTGCTGGATGTCCTGCAGGATGCGGTTGAGCGTCTGCGGGTCGATCGCAATCTGATTGGCTCCACCGCCGCCGCGAACCGACTGGCGCAGCAGATCCTCGAGTTCGGGGTGCGCGAGCAGCGCGTGCAGGCTGCGCGTTCCGTCCGTGAAGTGATCGCTGATCTGGCGGCGCAGGGCCACGCGTACATATTCGGTCAGCATCACGATGTCCTTCTCGCGCGCACCGGCTTCGGTGATCGCCTCGAACACGTCGCGCAGATTGCGGATCGGTACGCCCTCCTCCACCAAGCGGCGCAACACGTCGGACACTCGCTGCGGTGGCACCACGCGCAGCATTTCCTTGATCAGGTCCGGATACTCGCGGCCCCAGCGCTGAATCAGGTTGGCGGTTTCCTGAATGCCGAGGAACAGTCCGAGCTGCCGCTGCAGCGCCACCTCCAGATGACGCTCCAGCACCTCGCAGGCGTCGAGCGCCTGTTCGCGGATTCCGCTGCGGGCGCCATCGACATCGGCATCGGCTTCGGCCGGCAACCACTCGCCCTGCATCGGCGGCCAGAACACCGCCAATGCGGTAGGCGCGGCGGTGGTCGCCGGCACGCCGGCTTCCGGCGCGACCACCGCCTCCTGCCTGACGTCTTTCGACTGCGGCAGGAACTGCGCCTGTGCCCGCACCGCGCCGCGTGCGAGCCGCATGCCGTGCCCGACCAGACCGTACTGGCCGGGTGCAAGCTCAAGCCCGGCACGCACGGTCGGCGTCGGCAAGGGCACACCGAAACGTTCGCGTACCCGGGCGATTGCCGTGCGTGTGGCGGCTTCGACCCGCAGGTAGCCCAGCTCCTGCAGGGTCTGCGGGTTGATCTCCAGCAGCAGCGGCGGCGGCGGCGCGAGTTCGCCGCGCAAGGCTTCGGCGCGGGCCTGCTCGACCAGGGGGTCCGGCTCCGGTACCCGGAACAGGCGCCGCAGCACCTCATGACGGTTGCGCGCGCGCCAGGTCCAGCTCGCCAGCAGCGTCAGCCCCAGCACCACGAACACCGGCCACGGAAATCCGGGGATCAGGGCCAGCATCAGCGCCAGCGCCCCACCGATCAGGGCCACTCGCGGCTGACGGCCGATCTGCCGCGATATCGCGATACCGAGATTCCTGCCGTCGTCGTCTTCCTCACCGGCGCTACGCGTGACCACCAGGCCCGCCGAGATCGAGCACAGCAGCGCCGGAATCTGCGCCACCAGGCCGTCGCCGATCGTCAGAATGCTGTAGGTGTGCGCGGCCAGGCCCAGCGGCATGTCGCGCTGAAGCACGCCGATGGCGAGCCCGCCGAGGATGTTGATGATGATGATCACGATGCCGGCGATGGCATCGCCCTTGACGAACTTCATCGCGCCGTCGAGGCTGCCATGCAACTGACTTTCGACTTCCAGCAGACGACGCCGGCGACGCGCCTCGTCCTTGTCCAGCAGGCCCGCGCGCAGATCGGAATCGATCGACAGCTGCTTGCCGGGCATGGCATCGAGCGTGAAACGTGCGGCCACCTCGGCGACACGTTCCGCGCCCTTGGCCACCACGATGAACTGCACCACGGTGATGATCAGGAACACCACGATGCCGACCACGAGATTGCCGCCGACCACCAGCTTGCCGAAGGTTTCAACGATGTTCCCGGCGTGTGCGTGCAGCAGGATCATCTTGGTGATCGCGATTGACAGCGCCAGCCGGAACAGGGTCGACAGCAGCAACACACTCGGAAAGCTGGAGAACGCCGTGGGTCGTGGGATATAGATCGCGAGCAGCAACAGGCCGATACCGAACAGGATATTGACGGCCACCAAGGCATCGATCACCAGCGCCGGCAACGGCAGGATCATCAGGCCGATGATCGCAATCACGCCCACCGCCAGCAGCACATCGCTGAAGTCGCCTTTGGGCAGGCGCAGCCAGGCCGGCGCGGCGCTGTTCAGCGCCTTCACGACGCGGCTCCGGTGGCGGGCGTCGATCCGCCGTACCCGCGATCATCCGGACGCGGACAAAACGGGTCTTTCGCTCCTGATAGGGGGGTCAGGCGCTGCATTGGGGGGTCCGTTTTCTGGTGCCGCGGACGACGCTTTTCGCGAACGTCGACCGGATGGCAATTCACGTCAACTTGTGACCGACGCTATCACGCTGACTTGACAGCTTTCTGACAGCCTAGGGGAAACCCTGAACGGCTTCCGGTCAGTTGGAATTCAGGATAGGGTTGACCCGTCCTTGGCGGTATCGGGACCTGTTTCGGGGGGAACGGACCATTCCGTAAGGGGTGAGATTTGTACCGGCGTCGCGCCGAGCAGACAGTATCGGTTCTCGATCCGGACCAGCAGCAGTCGTTCCCGTGTGCCAACCGGCATCACCTGAACCAGCTGGAGCGGACCGTCGCTTCGAACGAAGCTGCCGCGTCGGCGCACCAGGTACCAGGCCAAAGCGCCCGCAGCGATGACGATGACCAACGGCATCAGCAGTTCAAACAGGCCCGGCCCCTCGGGCCCTCCATTCTGGGCGGCGGCGATACCGCAGACCAAGCTCGCCGGCAGGGCGGCGGCAATACACCGCGCGAGGCTCGGCCATGCGCGGCCCGTCGCGCCCCGCGTCGCAATCGCGGATTCAGCTCCGGTTCGAAACTTCACAATTGATTCACGCATCTTGGCTACCTTTTAGGGGCAGCCTCCGACGAGATACGCCGAGGCTGCGGGGGGCAGCAGCGTAACGGTCGTACCGGGGATCGGAAAGTAAGCCGGAGACAGGTAAATGGAAATGCCGGTTCAAAGCACCGCCCTACGTTCAGGCGCCTGCACCCTCAATCCCGCGCCCCGCGCTTCGGTCGCGGATGTCGATGCCGACGCCGTGGTTCAGGCGCTGCATCTGGCCGCCGCGATCTTCGACGACAGCGGTCGCCTGCTCAGCCACAACGCCGCTTTCGCCAGTGATTTCACGCCGCCGCCGGAGCTGACCCG
This genomic interval carries:
- the sctC gene encoding type III secretion system outer membrane ring subunit SctC, which gives rise to MTRWEGSRRNRDVQGITRDRTQAGTWRLLGVWLALLTAIASGTAQAGNIPFSQVQLTYEMNGEPLASFLERFFADEGLRVALSEAVRTQGGTLNGPRSGTAGQIFRSIADSNGLTAYFDGGVVWIYKRNEIQSRYFAVNVEQTQDFRRALAEMSLGDAYNSVRITEETGLVSVSGVPRFVDQVEQLATTVSQRRSPVETVFRFIPLKYAWATDRTFVVGTRQISVPGVASILRELLYDPAYQAALGTPNEIVLPASAGGLNGRGLASLGQRMQDRNVGLAVPDGSGGVRLLGDSRGAPAQAPALVSVPGGGGNARIVADPYRNAIIIRDDPERVQLYEDLIRALDIPMDIVEIEATIIDVNTQRLRNLGVDWRYGTGSTEAVWGEDGSKPDFLGALAADNIAALGQVPGFQVGAIIGNDNRFIARVNALEQEGAMRVVSRPQVVTLNDVEAVIENSRSVYVPVEGAFEVDLFNVYAGTVMRVTPHLIKERGRERIRMLVTIEDGDVTLTPSTADAGGEIPEVTRNAVTTQAIIDAGQSLLLGGLVREEANSSTRKVPLLGDIPLIGNLFRSRQRDAGRLERVFLISPRILDAGRPRSPVPSPSAPLPAPPDLPEGGHSQPELGFRSGGARLSPANDVLRAPPPSHPLPTAPPQSSLSAAPVAPPVPGASSEPDSTAGPALPPPFESPAAQTPAAPASQPAPVPRPAPNDTVNDELLRAPAPAMSLAADNANELPAELVAPTVSQAAARVPDPLPQVPLEPAQTGSAEVPVAEPIATADPARTAPAPAAPADLEGMPSELMQELMREPPNTMGAVAVLPRDQWPREVREREPRAARTQTSTATVRSGLASGAGEQMQ
- the sctV gene encoding type III secretion system export apparatus subunit SctV, which gives rise to MKALNSAAPAWLRLPKGDFSDVLLAVGVIAIIGLMILPLPALVIDALVAVNILFGIGLLLLAIYIPRPTAFSSFPSVLLLSTLFRLALSIAITKMILLHAHAGNIVETFGKLVVGGNLVVGIVVFLIITVVQFIVVAKGAERVAEVAARFTLDAMPGKQLSIDSDLRAGLLDKDEARRRRRLLEVESQLHGSLDGAMKFVKGDAIAGIVIIIINILGGLAIGVLQRDMPLGLAAHTYSILTIGDGLVAQIPALLCSISAGLVVTRSAGEEDDDGRNLGIAISRQIGRQPRVALIGGALALMLALIPGFPWPVFVVLGLTLLASWTWRARNRHEVLRRLFRVPEPDPLVEQARAEALRGELAPPPPLLLEINPQTLQELGYLRVEAATRTAIARVRERFGVPLPTPTVRAGLELAPGQYGLVGHGMRLARGAVRAQAQFLPQSKDVRQEAVVAPEAGVPATTAAPTALAVFWPPMQGEWLPAEADADVDGARSGIREQALDACEVLERHLEVALQRQLGLFLGIQETANLIQRWGREYPDLIKEMLRVVPPQRVSDVLRRLVEEGVPIRNLRDVFEAITEAGAREKDIVMLTEYVRVALRRQISDHFTDGTRSLHALLAHPELEDLLRQSVRGGGGANQIAIDPQTLNRILQDIQQARQRLGDGFAGVALLSSLDVRRHLRRLIENEFFALPVLSFQELVGDVRVVPAGQVKG
- a CDS encoding FliO/MopB family protein; this translates as MRESIVKFRTGAESAIATRGATGRAWPSLARCIAAALPASLVCGIAAAQNGGPEGPGLFELLMPLVIVIAAGALAWYLVRRRGSFVRSDGPLQLVQVMPVGTRERLLLVRIENRYCLLGATPVQISPLTEWSVPPETGPDTAKDGSTLS